The Hemicordylus capensis ecotype Gifberg chromosome 6, rHemCap1.1.pri, whole genome shotgun sequence genome window below encodes:
- the LOC128332117 gene encoding sperm acrosome membrane-associated protein 4-like → MKHHLSFFICLLVFMLPPAFSKQCYFCEITDSTICPSTKMSCGEDEDCFVGQGAALGVSMIKNKGCTRAINCGREQPVSHMGVTYSLVTNCCKGSLCNAAQPQTLIAPSLSLQLSLISILLLGLL, encoded by the coding sequence ATGAAGCACCATTTGTCCTTCTTCATATGCCTTTTGGTCTTCATGTTGCCTCCTGCATTCTCCAAGCAATGCTACTTCTGTGAAATCACTGACTCAACTATATGCCCCAGCACCAAGATGAGCTGTGGAGAGGATGAAGACTGCTTTGTAGGCCAAGGAGCCGCCTTGGGTGTATCAATGATCAAAAACAAGGGCTGCACCCGTGCCATCAACTGTGGCAGGGAACAGCCTGTTTCTCACATGGGGGTCACCTACAGCTTGGTCACCAACTGCTGTAAAGGGAGCTTGTGCAATGCAGCTCAGCCTCAGACCCTCATAGccccttccctttccctgcagCTTTCCCTCATCAGCATACTCCTGCTGGGCCTGCTATGA